One segment of Niabella beijingensis DNA contains the following:
- a CDS encoding acyl carrier protein → MEMIKIIEKTNSFLVEEFEADLSLIHPNARFKEVLDLDSLDYIDLLVVIESNFHFKVQHGDFLSLITFQDFYNYIHTKTEKKAAD, encoded by the coding sequence ATGGAGATGATAAAAATTATTGAAAAAACTAATTCATTTTTAGTCGAAGAGTTTGAGGCGGATCTGTCCTTGATTCACCCCAATGCCCGCTTTAAAGAAGTGCTCGATCTTGACAGCCTTGATTATATTGACCTTTTAGTGGTCATTGAAAGCAATTTTCATTTTAAAGTGCAACACGGTGATTTTTTATCATTAATAACTTTTCAGGATTTTTACAATTACATACACACAAAAACAGAAAAGAAAGCGGCTGATTAA